In Caballeronia sp. NK8, the DNA window TCGACGACGTCAAGGTGCCGTGGGAGCGGATCTTCGTCGCCGGCAATGTCTCGATGTGCGCAAAGCAGTTTCATGTGACGCCCGCGCACGTCTACCAGAACTATCAATGTCAGGTGCGCCTGATGACGAAGCTGCGCTTTCTCGTCGGGCTCGGTCTCAGGATTTCGGAAATCAACGGCACGAATGCGTTTCCGCAAGTGCGCGAGACGCTGGGGCAGCTCGCATCGGAAGCGTCGATGGTCGAGGCGTATGTATACGGCATGGAAGCGAAAGGGAGTGTCGTCAACGGTTATTACGTGCCCGATCGAAACATGCTGTACAGCTCGCAAGTGCTTACGCAGCAGCTCTATTCGAAGATCCTCACCACGCTGCGCGAACTCGCGGGCGGCGGAATGATCATGCTGCCGTCGAGCGTGCACGACTTCGAGAACCCGGACCTCGCACGCATCATCGAGAAGACGCAGAAGTCGCCCATCTGCAGCGCGGAGGAACGCGTGAAGTTCTTCAAGCTCGCGTGGGACGCGGTCGGCTCGGAGTTCGCCTCGCGTCACAACCAATACGAGTTGTTCTATGCGGGCGCGTCCTTCGTGACCAAGGGTCATGCGTATCGCAGCTACGACTGGCGCCGTGCCACCGGTCTCGTCGACGCCATGTTGTCCAGCTATTCGCTCGATTCGGAACTGGCGAAGACGCGCCAGGCCGCCTGAGAACGACTCAACGCAATCAACGCTTCCCCCACAGGAGAACCACATGGCAATCAACAAACTTCACAATGAGTTCCACGGACTCGACATGGCCGACGGCTGGCAGTTGCCGGAAGGTTATGCGCCCGGTTCCGGCGCACAGGAGCTGATCCTTTCCGGCGCGCTCGACACCGACAACAAGCGCGGCAGCCGCACGCGATTGCTGCGCCTTCCCGCCGGGATGTACACGACAAAGCCGTTCGTCCACGACTACTGGGAGGAAGTATTTCTCGTCGAGGGCGATCTGACGGTCGGCAATGACGAGAGAGGCGAGGGCGGCAAGCCCTTCGAAGGCTACACGTACGCGGTGCGTCCGCCGGGCGCGTGGCATGGCCCGTTCAGGTCGAACGGCGGCTGCGTGCTGCTCGAAGTGCACTACTACGATCCGGCCTGATCATGTTGCCCGCTCTCGATTCATTGCGTGCCCAACTCGTCGATGGCCGTATCGATGCCGCGTCGCTTCTCGCGTCGTGCATCGAACGAATCGGCGATGAGTCGGGCGAAGGAAAGCGCGTCTTTCCGCACGGCGCGAGTGCCGCGGCACCAGTCCAGGCGAAGGCGAGCGATGCACTGCGTCGCCATGGTGTCGCGGGTCCGCTCTCGGGCATTCCAATTTCGGTGAAGGATCTGTTCGACGTGCAGGGCGAAATCACGCGCGCCGGCAGCCGGGTCCTTCCCGAACGGGCCGCCACGCGCGACGCCGTCGCGATCGGCAGATTGCGTGCGGCGGGCGCGGTGTTCGTCGGGCGCACCAACATGACCGAGTTCGCGTACTCGGGCCTCGGCATCAATCCGCATTACGGGACGCCCGCGAATCCGTTCGACCGGCGCGCCGGGCGGATTCCCGGCGGTTCGTCGTCGGGCGCGGCGGTGTCGGTAACCGATGGCATGGCCGCTGCCGCGATCGGCTCGGATACGGGCGGCTCGTGCCGAATTCCTGCCGCGTTGTGCGGCCTCGCGGGCTTCAAGCCGACAGCCGCGCGCATCCCGCTCGCAGGCGCGGTGCCGTTGTCGTCGAGCTATGACTCGATCGGGTCCATGGCGCCCAGCGTCGCGTGCTGCGCCGCGCTCGATTCGATCATGGCGGGCCATACGGAACCCGCCGAGATCCTGCCGCTGCCGCTGAGCGGTCTGCGGCTCGCGATACCGAAGGACATCGTGCTCAATGACCTGGACGCACACGTCGCCGCCACGTTCGAGCGCGCGATTGCACGTCTGACGGCGGCGGGTGCGATCGTGCGCGAAGTCTCGTTCGACAGCTGGCAGCACCTCGCGGCGATCGGCCAGCATGGCGGCCTCGTCGCGGCCGAAGCATGGGCGTGGCACGTCGGACTGATCAAGCGTCATGCCGACGCGTACGACCCGCGCGTGATCGCCCGCATCCGGCTCGGTAGCGAGCACAGCACGGCCGAATACCTGCGCAATCGGACGTTGCGTGCGCAGCTATGCCGTCAGGCCGACGATGAGTTGCGTCCCTTCGACGCCATCGTCTGCCCGACGGTGCCGATAGTCGCGCCGCGCATCGCGGACCTCGACGAGGAACCCGCGTACACGTCGACGAACCGCTTGCTGCTGCGCAATCCGTCGATCGCCAACATGCTCGATCTGTGCGCGCTGTCGATTCCGTGTCACGCGGATGGGGACGCGCCTGTGGGACTGATGTTGATGGGCAGGCACATGAGCGATCACCAGTTGCTCGCGATGGGTATCGGTGTCGAGGCAGTCGTGCGTCCGCAATGACGCGGCGTGCTTCAAGAATATATATCAGGAGACTTCCATGTACAGACAACTCGCGTGCACCGCGGCGTGCGCCGCCGTCGCGATGACGGCGAACGCGGCCGGCATCAGCGACGGCGTGGTGAAGATCGGCGTGCTCACCGATATGTCGTCGATCTTTTCCGATATCGGCGGCAAAGGCTCGGTCGTGGCGGCGCAGATGGCCGTCGACGATTTCGGCGGCAAGGTGCTCGGCGCGCCGGTCAAGGTGATCAGCGCGGATCACCAGAACAAGACCGATGTCGCCGCGACCGTCGCGCGGGAATGGTTCGATAATCAGCAGGTCGACATGGTGCAGGACCTGTTGCCGTCGTCCGTCGCGCTTGCGGTGTCGAACGTGGCGAAGGAGAAACACAGGATCGCGATCGCAAGCGGCGCGGGCACGACGAAGCTCAGCAACGAGGCGTGTTCGCCATACACGATCCAGTATTCGTATGACACCTACGCGCTGACCACGAGCCTCGTCAAGGCGATGGCGCGCGCCGGCGATGACTCGTGGTACTTCCTGACCGTCGACTATGCGCTTGGCGCTTCGCTGAAGAGCGATTCCGCGGCGGCGTTGAACGCGACGGGCGGCAAGGTGCTCGGCGAGTCGAAGCATCCGATGCATGCCGCGGACCTGTCATCGAATCTGCTGCAGGCGCAGGCCTCGCACGCGAAGGTGATCGGCCTCGCCAACGCGGGCGCCGATACCGTCAACGCGATCAAGACCGCGCGTGAATTCGGCATCAACGCGCCGGGCAAGCAGAAGATCGCGGGCCTGCAGATGTTCATCAGCGATGTTCACAGTCTCGGCCTCAAGTCCGCGCAGGGCATGATGCTGACGACGCCGTTCTACTGGGACCGCGACGATGCGAGCCGCGCATGGTCGCAGCGCTTCTACGCGAAGACAGGCCGCATGCCGACCTTCATCCAGGCGGGCGTCTATTCATCGACGTTGCATTACCTGAAGGCCGTGCAGGCGAGCGGCACCGATGCCTCCGACGCCGTGCTCGCGCAGATGCGCAAGACGCCCGTCAACGACTTCTTCGCGACCAACGGCGTGATCCGCGCGGATGGGCTGATGGTGCACGACATGTACATCGCCGAGGTCAAGAGCCCGGAGCAATCGAAGAAGCCTTGGGATTACTACGCAATCAGGCAGACCATTTCGGCGCAGGACGCTTACGCGCCGCTCGGCGCGAGCCGATGCCCGCTGGTCGGCGGCAAAGTCGCTGCATCGAAATAAACGGAGCCAATGATGAAAGCCATCACATTCAACATCGAAACGCGCGACGGCAGTCTCGAGCGCGCCATTTCAATCGACACGCTCGTCATCGCGGGCTGGACCGGACGCGACACCGAAGCGATGGAGAAGCACATTCGCGAACTCGAAGAACTGGGCATCAAACGGCCCGCCTATACGCCGGTGTTTTATCGCGTGGCGGCCGATCGCCTCGGGCCGGCATCGACGATGCAGGTCTCGGGCGAGCAGAGCAGCGGCGAAGCGGAATTCGTGCTGCTGAAGGACGGCGGCGAAGTGTTTGTCGGCGTTGCTTCGGATCACACGGATCGGCAGGTCGAGGCTTATGGCATCACGGTGTCGAAGCAGATGTGCGACAAGCCGTGCTCAGGCACGCTCTGGCGCCTGAGCGACGTGGCGGATCACTGGGACGCGTTGCTGCTGCGTTCGTACGCGACGATCGACGGCGAGCGCGTGCTCTATCAGGACGGCAAGGTGACCGCGATGCGCTCGCCGCAGGACCTGCTCGACCAGTTCGCGCAACGCGGCGGCGAGTTCGCCGATGGAACCGCGATGCTCTGCGGGACGCTTGCCGCGATCGGCGGGATTCGCTCGGCGCAGCGCTTCGAGACCGTGCTCGAAGACCCGGTGCTCGGGCGCACGCTGCGGCACGCATATGCGATAGAGACGCTGCCGGTTATGGGCTGAGGAGAGCGCGATGACGCATGCAGACATGATTCTGGAGACGAAGGGTTTAACCAGGCAGTTCAACGGCTTCACGGCCGTCAAGGGCATCGATCTTCGCGTGCGGCGAGGCGCGATACACGCGCTGATCGGGCCGAACGGCGCGGGCAAGACCACGTGCTTCAACCTGCTGACGAAGTTCCTGACGCCGACTTCGGGCCAGATCTTTTTCGACGGCCGCGAGATCACGCGCGCGGCGCCCGCGGCGATCGCCCGCAAAGGCGTGATCCGCTCGTTCCA includes these proteins:
- a CDS encoding cupin, translating into MAINKLHNEFHGLDMADGWQLPEGYAPGSGAQELILSGALDTDNKRGSRTRLLRLPAGMYTTKPFVHDYWEEVFLVEGDLTVGNDERGEGGKPFEGYTYAVRPPGAWHGPFRSNGGCVLLEVHYYDPA
- a CDS encoding amidase: MLPALDSLRAQLVDGRIDAASLLASCIERIGDESGEGKRVFPHGASAAAPVQAKASDALRRHGVAGPLSGIPISVKDLFDVQGEITRAGSRVLPERAATRDAVAIGRLRAAGAVFVGRTNMTEFAYSGLGINPHYGTPANPFDRRAGRIPGGSSSGAAVSVTDGMAAAAIGSDTGGSCRIPAALCGLAGFKPTAARIPLAGAVPLSSSYDSIGSMAPSVACCAALDSIMAGHTEPAEILPLPLSGLRLAIPKDIVLNDLDAHVAATFERAIARLTAAGAIVREVSFDSWQHLAAIGQHGGLVAAEAWAWHVGLIKRHADAYDPRVIARIRLGSEHSTAEYLRNRTLRAQLCRQADDELRPFDAIVCPTVPIVAPRIADLDEEPAYTSTNRLLLRNPSIANMLDLCALSIPCHADGDAPVGLMLMGRHMSDHQLLAMGIGVEAVVRPQ
- a CDS encoding ABC transporter substrate-binding protein; translation: MYRQLACTAACAAVAMTANAAGISDGVVKIGVLTDMSSIFSDIGGKGSVVAAQMAVDDFGGKVLGAPVKVISADHQNKTDVAATVAREWFDNQQVDMVQDLLPSSVALAVSNVAKEKHRIAIASGAGTTKLSNEACSPYTIQYSYDTYALTTSLVKAMARAGDDSWYFLTVDYALGASLKSDSAAALNATGGKVLGESKHPMHAADLSSNLLQAQASHAKVIGLANAGADTVNAIKTAREFGINAPGKQKIAGLQMFISDVHSLGLKSAQGMMLTTPFYWDRDDASRAWSQRFYAKTGRMPTFIQAGVYSSTLHYLKAVQASGTDASDAVLAQMRKTPVNDFFATNGVIRADGLMVHDMYIAEVKSPEQSKKPWDYYAIRQTISAQDAYAPLGASRCPLVGGKVAASK
- a CDS encoding DUF2848 domain-containing protein gives rise to the protein MKAITFNIETRDGSLERAISIDTLVIAGWTGRDTEAMEKHIRELEELGIKRPAYTPVFYRVAADRLGPASTMQVSGEQSSGEAEFVLLKDGGEVFVGVASDHTDRQVEAYGITVSKQMCDKPCSGTLWRLSDVADHWDALLLRSYATIDGERVLYQDGKVTAMRSPQDLLDQFAQRGGEFADGTAMLCGTLAAIGGIRSAQRFETVLEDPVLGRTLRHAYAIETLPVMG